The Proteus terrae subsp. cibarius genome contains the following window.
ATTCACCGGCATCTGTTGCGGGAGTGAGTGACGACTATTTCACTGTATATGCCATGAAGTTTTCGCAAGGCCGCTCGTTTACACCTGATATGATCCAACGACAAGCTCAAGTTGTTGTTATTGATGAAAATACGCGTCAACGATTCTTTCCTACCAAAAAAGAGGTTATTGGTGAACAAATCATTATTCGCAATATTCCCTCTACAATTGTTGGCGTCATTGCTGAGAAAAAATCGGCATTTGGTAATGGTCAATCCCTCAAAGTATGGGTGCCTTACAGCACATTAAATAGTCGTATTTTAAATCGAAGCTATCTTGATAGTATTACAGTAAGAGCAACTGAAGGTTATGACGCCAGTGTTGCAGAACAACAAATTATTCGTTTATTAACGATTAGGCACGGTAAAAAAGATATTTTTACTTATAACCTTGATAGCTTTATTAAGGCTGCCGAAAGTACTACTCAAACAATGCAACTATTTCTCACTTTAGTAGCCGTTATTTCATTAGTGGTAGGTGGAATTGGTGTAATGAATATTATGCTGGTTTCAGTAACAGAAAGAACGCGAGAAATTGGTATTAGAATGGCTGTTGGTGCTAGAGCGAGTGATGTGATGCAACAATTCCTTATCGAGTCTGTATTAGTTTGTTTAGTCGGAGGATCACTAGGAATTGGCCTTTCATTTGGTATCGCTATGGTGGCAAGTATTATGTTGCCTGATTGGCATTTTGTATTCCAGCCTATTGCATTAGTGAGTGCTTTTGTCTGTTCAACGGCCATTGGGGTTATTTTTGGATTTTTACCAGCAAGAAGTGCAGCAAAAATGAACCCAATAGATGCCCTAGCGAGAGAATAATCCAAACTATAAGATAAAAGCCCTTAAAATATAAAGGGCTTTTATTTGAATGAATTAGGTATTCTATTTAGCTAAAAATACCCAACTATTGAGAGTAAAAGGTATTTTTATCGGGTGTATTTATACTGTAAATTATCTTCTATTCAATAATAGGAATGATAAGGTCAGCGTGATCACCTTTAGGCCCTTTTATCGTGCTATAATTAACTTTCTGCCCCGCTTTAAGTGTGCGGTAACCTTCCATTCTGATTGTTGAATAGTGGGCAAAAATATCATCGCCACCTTTTGCAGGGGTAATAAAACCAAAGCCCTTAGCATTATTGAACCACTTTACTGTACCTGTCTCCATACTTAGCTTCTCTCATATACTTGTATTTATTTGTTTAACATCACTTTCAGTATATTTACTGAGCTGTTCATAAAACATACTCTATTTTATTGTTTCAATCGTCAAGAGGTGAGGGGGATAGAAAGTGTTTCGAGTAGGTGAAATTTTGATGTAGCTAACGCTTTGTAATTTTTTGAATGTAAAAAGTAGGAATAAAAAAGCGTTGATAGGCAGACTTTCCTGTGAGATGGTAAACTAAATGTCATAATTGAAAGTGACGTTTAATAAAACTATGAGTAATGCAAAACAATGGGTCAGTTTGATTTTTTAACAGAAACCACGTTAAGGGAAGATGTTCATCAGAAAAATGAGCCACCAGCAATGTATAAGGTGATCTTGAATAATGATGATTACACCCCCATGGATTTTGTTGTAGAAGTGCTTACGATGTATTTTTTCCTTAGCGAGGAAAAAGCAACACAAATTATGTTGGACGTTCATCATAAAGGAAAAGGAGTTTGTGGGGTTTATAGTGCGGATATTGCCGAAACAAAAGTGGCTCAAGTTAATCTGTATGCGAGAGAAAATGAATACCCACTTTTGTGTACTCTTGAACAGGCATGATCCGGTTAGTCTTTTAAGGAGGAGGTGCTTATGCTTAATCACGAATTAGAGCTGAGTCTTAATGTTGCATTCGCGAAAGCCCGTGATAACAGACACGAATTTATGACTGTAGAGCACCTGTTGTTGGCGCTATTAAGTAATAAATCGGCACGCGAAGCATTGGAAGCTTGTAAAGTCGATCTGGCAGTCTTACGCGAAGAACTTGAAGTTTTTATTCGTAAAACAACCCCAATTTTGCCTGAAAATGTGGACAGAGAAACACAGCCAACGCTGAGTTTTCAGCGTGTATTACAGCGCGCTGTTTTTCACGTTCAATCATCAGGCAAAAACGAAGTCTCTGGTGCTAACGTGCTGGTGGCTATTTTTAGTGAACAAGAATCTCACGCAGCTTACTTATTACGTAAACACGACGTTAGTCGCCTTGATGTCGTTAACTTTATTTCTCATGGCATTTCGAAAGAAGATCAACAAAACGAAGATCTTTCTGACATGAATGATATGAATGCGCAATCTCAACAAGAGATGCCGCAAGGCGACGATCATATGGATAATTTTACCACTAACCTTAATCAGTTAGCGCGCCAAGGTAAAATTGATCCCCTAATTGGGCGTCAAGCTGAATTAGAAAGAACAATCCAAGTGTTATGTCGTCGTCGCAAAAATAATCCATTATTAGTGGGCGAATCAGGTGTCGGTAAAACAGCTATTGCAGAAGGGCTTGCATGGCGTATTGAGCAAAATGATGTTCCTGATGTGATGAAAGGTTACACTATTTATTCACTCGATATTGGTTCGCTTTTAGCGGGAACTAAATACCGTGGCGATTTCGAAAAACGTTTTAAAGCATTACTGAAAACCCTCGAAAAAGATGAAAAAAGCATCTTATTTATTGATGAGATCCACACCATTATCGGTGCGGGAGCTGCATCGGGTGGGCAAGTTGATGCGGCAAACTTAATTAAACCATTGTTATCTGGTGGTCGAATTCGTGTTATAGGCTCTACGACTTATCAAGAATTTAGTAATATCTTTGAAAAAGACAGAGCGCTTGCGCGTCGCTTCCAAAAAATTGATGTGACTGAACCATCCCCAGATGAGACCGTCTTGATCATTAAAGGATTGCGCCAAAAATACGAAGCACACCATGATGTACGTTATACCAATAAAGCCATTCAGGCAGCGGTGGACCTATCGGTTAAATACATCACAGATAGACATCTACCTGATAAAGCTATCGATGTTATTGATGAAGCAGGCGCAAAAACACGTTTAGTTGCACCAAGCAAACGTAAAAAAACTATTAATGTCTCAGATATTGAATCAGTCGTAGCTAAAATTGCACGTATTCCTGAAAAAACAGTTTCTAGCAGTGATAAATCAATGCTAAAAAATCTCGACAACCAATTAAAAATGTTGGTATTCGGTCAGGATCAAGCGATCCATGCCTTGTCTGAATCGATAAAGATGAGTCGAGCAGGATTAAGCCAAGATAATAAACCGGTGGGTTCATTCTTATTTGCAGGCCCTACTGGGGTAGGTAAAACGGAAGTCACTGTACAGCTAGCTAAAGCATTAAATGTGAAGTTGCTACGCTTTGATATGTCTGAATATATGGAAAGACATACGGTCAGCCGTTTAATTGGTGCTCCTCCTGGTTATGTTGGTTTTGATCAAGGGGGATTATTAACAGACGCTGTCATTAAAAATCCATATTCCGTAGTGTTACTTGATGAAATTGAGAAAGCACATCCGGATGTGTTCAATATCCTGTTACAGGTAATGGATAACGGTACATTAACGGATAACAATGGTCGTAAAGCAGATTTCCGTAATGTCATTTTAGTGATGACAACCAATGCAGGTGTGCGTGAAACACAACGTAAATCAATAGGGTTTACAGAGCAAGATAACAGCACTGATGCGATGGTTGAAATCAAAAAAGCCTTCTCACCTGAATTCCGTAATCGTTTAGATAGTATTATTTGGTTTAATGCATTATCGCCAGAAATTATCTCTATGGTGGTGGATAAATTTATTGTCGAACTACAAGTGCAGTTAGATGATAAAGGGGTATCGCTAGAAGTGAGCCAAGAAGCACGCCAATGGTTGTGTGATAAAGGCTATGATAGAGCGATGGGTGCAAGACCAATGGCGCGTGTTATTCAAGAAAACTTGAAAAAACCATTAGCTAATGAGATTTTATTCGGTTCTCTTGTTAATGGTGGATCGGTTTCTGTGACACTAGATAAACTGGCAGGCAAATTGAATTATGAGTTTGTTAGCCAAGAAAAATTGGCCAAGAATGAAGATGCCGTTATCTAAGGATAGCGGTTAATTTCACTAAG
Protein-coding sequences here:
- the cspD gene encoding cold shock domain-containing protein CspD, encoding METGTVKWFNNAKGFGFITPAKGGDDIFAHYSTIRMEGYRTLKAGQKVNYSTIKGPKGDHADLIIPIIE
- the clpS gene encoding ATP-dependent Clp protease adapter ClpS, which produces MGQFDFLTETTLREDVHQKNEPPAMYKVILNNDDYTPMDFVVEVLTMYFFLSEEKATQIMLDVHHKGKGVCGVYSADIAETKVAQVNLYARENEYPLLCTLEQA
- the clpA gene encoding ATP-dependent Clp protease ATP-binding subunit ClpA; this encodes MLNHELELSLNVAFAKARDNRHEFMTVEHLLLALLSNKSAREALEACKVDLAVLREELEVFIRKTTPILPENVDRETQPTLSFQRVLQRAVFHVQSSGKNEVSGANVLVAIFSEQESHAAYLLRKHDVSRLDVVNFISHGISKEDQQNEDLSDMNDMNAQSQQEMPQGDDHMDNFTTNLNQLARQGKIDPLIGRQAELERTIQVLCRRRKNNPLLVGESGVGKTAIAEGLAWRIEQNDVPDVMKGYTIYSLDIGSLLAGTKYRGDFEKRFKALLKTLEKDEKSILFIDEIHTIIGAGAASGGQVDAANLIKPLLSGGRIRVIGSTTYQEFSNIFEKDRALARRFQKIDVTEPSPDETVLIIKGLRQKYEAHHDVRYTNKAIQAAVDLSVKYITDRHLPDKAIDVIDEAGAKTRLVAPSKRKKTINVSDIESVVAKIARIPEKTVSSSDKSMLKNLDNQLKMLVFGQDQAIHALSESIKMSRAGLSQDNKPVGSFLFAGPTGVGKTEVTVQLAKALNVKLLRFDMSEYMERHTVSRLIGAPPGYVGFDQGGLLTDAVIKNPYSVVLLDEIEKAHPDVFNILLQVMDNGTLTDNNGRKADFRNVILVMTTNAGVRETQRKSIGFTEQDNSTDAMVEIKKAFSPEFRNRLDSIIWFNALSPEIISMVVDKFIVELQVQLDDKGVSLEVSQEARQWLCDKGYDRAMGARPMARVIQENLKKPLANEILFGSLVNGGSVSVTLDKLAGKLNYEFVSQEKLAKNEDAVI